A stretch of Lathyrus oleraceus cultivar Zhongwan6 chromosome 6, CAAS_Psat_ZW6_1.0, whole genome shotgun sequence DNA encodes these proteins:
- the LOC127092520 gene encoding homeobox-leucine zipper protein HDG1 isoform X2, producing MEGRGEIGLTGDGLETSMIGRMRDDEYESRSGSDNFELEGISGDEQDGGDDQRKRKKRYHRHTPNQIQELESFFKECPHPDEKQRLDLSRRLGLENKQVKFWFQNRRTQMKTQLERHENIMLRQENDKLRGENSIMKDAMVNPICNNCGGPAIPGQILFEEHQIRIENARLKDELNRICALTNKFLGKPISSLANPMALSASNSGLELGIGRNGYGGGSSSLGPSLPMGLDLGDCSAMPGIRSPMGMMGNSNDIQLERSVLIDLALAAMDELLKMAQTDSAIWIKGLDGERDILNQEEYARFSSCIGPKPPGFVAEATRETGIVIINSSALLETLMDANRYADMFQSMIARSVNLDVLSGGIGGTRNGAIHLMHAEVQLLSPLVPVRQVRILRFCKQHAEGVWAVVDVSVEIGHDANSQPFMSCRRLPSGCIVQDMPNGYSKVTWIEHWEYDESVVHQLYRPLLISGIGFGAHRWIATLQRQCEGLAILLSSSISSDDHTALSQAGRRSMLKLAQRMTNNFCSGVCASSARKWDSLQMGTLSDDMRVMTRKNIDDPGEPPGIVLSAATSVWMPVSRQRLFDFLRDERLRSEWDILSNGGPMQEMVHIAKGQGQGNCVSLLRANAVNANDSSMLILQETWMDTSCSVVVYAPVDAQSLNVVMSGGDSAYVALLPSGFAIVPDGNNSSSYGASNETSQKGGGGDNGGSLLTVGFQILVNSLPTAKLTMESVDTVNNLIACTIQKIKAALRVA from the exons TTTCTTCAAGGAGTGTCCTCATCCCGATGAAAAACAACGGTTGGATCTTAGTAGGAGACTTGGCTTGGAAAATAAACAAGTCAAGTTCTGGTTTCAGAATCGCCGAACCCAAATGAAG ACTCAACTTGAAAGACACGAGAACATAATGCTTAGGCAGGAAAATGACAAGCTAAGAGGGGAGAATAGTATAATGAAAGATGCAATGGTAAATCCTATATGTAACAACTGTGGTGGACCTGCAATTCCCGGCCAGATTTTGTTTGAAGAGCACCAGATTAGAATCGAAAATGCCCGTCTAAAGGATGAATTGAATCGTATATGTGCTTTGACAAACAAGTTCCTCGGTAAACCAATATCTTCATTGGCTAATCCCATGGCACTATCGGCTTCAAATTCAGGTCTGGAACTTGGTATTGGAAGGAATGGTTATGGCGGTGGTTCGAGCTCTCTTGGCCCTTCTTTACCTATGGGGCTTGATCTCGGAGATTGTTCAGCAATGCCTGGTATTAGATCACCCATGGGAATGATGGGAAATAGTAATGACATTCAGCTTGAGAGATCAGTGCTTATAGATCTTGCATTAGCTGCCATGGATGAATTATTGAAAATGGCTCAGACAGATAGTGCTATTTGGATTAAGGGTTTGGATGGAGAGAGGGACATTTTGAATCAAGAAGAGTATGCAAGGTTTTCTTCTTGCATTGGTCCGAAACCTCCTGGTTTTGTCGCCGAAGCTACGAGAGAAACCGGCATAGTAATAATCAACAGTTCAGCCCTTTTGGAAACTTTGATGGACGCA AATCGATACGCAGACATGTTTCAGTCTATGATTGCTAGATCCGTAAACCTTGATGTTTTATCGGGTGGAATTGGTGGAACCAGAAATGGTGCTATACATTTG ATGCATGCCGAGGTTCAATTGCTTTCACCATTAGTCCCGGTTCGTCAAGTGAGAATACTTCGCTTCTGTAAGCAACACGCAGAAGGTGTATGGGCCGTGGTTGATGTTTCCGTTGAGATCGGTCATGATGCTAATTCTCAACCATTTATGAGCTGTAGGAGACTTCCTTCGGGATGTATTGTTCAGGATATGCCAAATGGTTACTCCAAG GTAACTTGGATTGAGCATTGGGAGTATGATGAGAGTGTTGTTCATCAACTCTATCGTCCGTTGCTTATTTCCGGTATTGGTTTCGGTGCTCATAGATGGATTGCCACTCTCCAAAGACAGTGTGAAGGTTTGGCCATCCTTTTGTCGTCGTCCATCTCAAGTGACGATCACACAG CACTGAGCCAAGCTGGTAGAAGAAGCATGTTGAAGCTGGCACAACGCATGACGAATAATTTTTGTTCCGGGGTTTGTGCTTCATCTGCGAGGAAGTGGGACAGCCTTCAAATGGGGACTCTGAGTGACGACATGAGAGTTATGACTAGGAAAAACATTGATGACCCTGGCGAGCCTCCCGGTATTGTGCTCAGCGCTGCAACGTCTGTTTGGATGCCTGTTTCACGACAAAGACTGTTTGATTTTCTGCGTGATGAACGGCTTCGAAGCGAGTGGGACATTTTGTCAAACGGTGGACCCATgcaagaaatggttcacattgcTAAAGGTCAAGGACAAGGAAATTGTGTTTCTCTCCTTCGTGCTAAC GCTGTTAATGCTAACGATAGCAGCATGTTGATTCTGCAAGAGACATGGATGGACACATCGTGTTCCGTGGTAGTGTACGCACCGGTTGACGCACAATCATTGAACGTGGTAATGAGCGGTGGAGATTCTGCATACGTTGCGCTCTTGCCTTCAGGCTTTGCCATTGTTCCTGATGGTAATAACTCCTCAAGCTATGGTGCATCAAATGAGACTTCACAAAAAGGCGGTGGAGGCGACAATGGTGGAAGTTTGCTAACCGTCGGGTTCCAAATTCTGGTGAATAGTCTTCCAACTGCGAAACTCACAATGGAATCAGTTGATACCGTGAATAATCTCATCGCATGCACCATTCAGAAGATCAAAGCTGCACTTAGAGTTGCATAA